The genomic stretch GGCGGTGATGCAGAAAGAAATCGACGCGGTCAAACAAGCGATCAAGGACGGCAAGCCGCCCCACGAAGCCTACGACGCGTTAGGAGATACGTTGTCGGAAGAGTGGAACAAGATCACCGGCGGCGGCAGCTTCATTTCGGCGCTGATTCCGCTGGGGCGCTACCTGAAACTGGCGGCGAACAACGCCGACCACTTCGCCGAATGGGCCAAAGCCGCCTACGTCGCCGGACACACCGTCGCGCTGCAGACCGCTGCGGCGGCTCACGCAGGCCAGGACGAACGGCAGCTGGAACGGGCCTACGCCATGAACGCGTTCGCCGACCATTACCTCACCGACCTGTTCTCCGCCGGTCACCTGCGGGTGCCCCGCAAGGCCATGGCCGCCGTGGTGACGCCCAGCGACCTGGGCTCGCTGGTCAGCCGCTTCATGCACGACGAGGACAGCCGGTTCGGCCTCAAGGTGCGCAACGGCCGCGGCGAGCAATGGCGCGCATTCGGCGACAAGCGCTACTTCGAGGCCGCCGACAACGACAACCGCCAACAGGTCAACCAGGCGGTGCAGGCGTCGGCGGACGAGGTCTTCGCCGCCTACGTCAGCGGCAGCGTGCCGCCCGCGTCCGGTTTCGCCGCGCTGCAACGGCTCCCCGACCTGACGGCGGTGCTGGATCCGAAGGGCAACTATTCGCCGCTGTTCCGCCTGGAGAACGGCAAGGTGCTGCGGCGCAAGGACGTGAACAACCTCAACGACACCGCCACCGTCGACGACTGGTGGGGCTGGAGCACCTACCTGCTGCTCAAGAACTATCAACCGACCGGCAACACGAATTGAGGAACGCTGCGATGACGATCAGATTGAAACTGGAACTGGCTTCGGGCCAACCGATGCAAGGGGCGCCGCTGGAACTGCTGGCCGATGGACGGCCGGTGGCCCGGGGGGTTGTGGATAAACAGGGGTATGCGGTGTTCGAGACCGGGCCTGTGAAAGGGGCATTGGCGGTTCGGGTGGACCGTTCGATCCTGCCGGCAGGCTGATGCCGTTGCGCTGAAGGCACAGG from Pseudomonas ekonensis encodes the following:
- a CDS encoding phospholipase: MSGLTPKPQERPAPTVARLDDLFTEHGIPFNPADPHLLLHIADSHSDVAASPARAQKALKGKPPLRFEGAEHTAIGDGTLLRFTENAEPVPAHSVPLHLPNGLALTYGQVISLGGDFYGVADRPINEGASAAERQQRFSAAFDTLAVTPASRVEAAQILAVMQKEIDAVKQAIKDGKPPHEAYDALGDTLSEEWNKITGGGSFISALIPLGRYLKLAANNADHFAEWAKAAYVAGHTVALQTAAAAHAGQDERQLERAYAMNAFADHYLTDLFSAGHLRVPRKAMAAVVTPSDLGSLVSRFMHDEDSRFGLKVRNGRGEQWRAFGDKRYFEAADNDNRQQVNQAVQASADEVFAAYVSGSVPPASGFAALQRLPDLTAVLDPKGNYSPLFRLENGKVLRRKDVNNLNDTATVDDWWGWSTYLLLKNYQPTGNTN